A genomic stretch from Bradyrhizobium sp. 195 includes:
- the argB gene encoding acetylglutamate kinase yields MTDISPLDQARILSEALPHMQQYDEETIVIKYGGHAMGDEETAKNFARDIVLLEQTAINPVVVHGGGPQIATMLKRLGIVSEFAAGLRITDAATIEIVEMVLAGSVNKQIVGYINEAGGKAVGLSGKDGNMVKASKTTRTIIDPDSHIEKAVDLGFVGDPEKVDLTLLNQLIGYELIPVLAPLATSKEGQTLNVNADTFAGAVAGALKAKRLLLLTDVPGVLDKSKKLIPQLSVKDARKLIADGTISGGMIPKVETCIYALEQGVEGVVIIDGKMQHAVLLELFTNQGTGTLIHK; encoded by the coding sequence ATGACCGACATCTCCCCGCTCGACCAGGCCCGCATCCTGTCGGAAGCGCTGCCGCACATGCAGCAGTATGACGAGGAAACCATCGTCATCAAATATGGCGGCCATGCCATGGGCGACGAGGAGACCGCGAAGAACTTTGCCCGCGACATCGTGCTGCTCGAGCAGACTGCGATCAATCCCGTCGTGGTGCATGGCGGCGGACCGCAGATCGCGACCATGCTCAAGCGCCTCGGCATCGTCTCGGAATTCGCCGCCGGCCTGCGCATCACCGATGCCGCGACCATCGAGATCGTCGAGATGGTGCTCGCCGGCTCCGTCAACAAGCAGATCGTCGGCTACATCAACGAGGCCGGCGGCAAGGCCGTCGGGCTGTCGGGCAAGGACGGCAATATGGTGAAAGCGTCGAAGACGACGCGGACCATCATCGATCCGGACTCGCATATCGAGAAGGCGGTCGATCTCGGCTTCGTCGGCGATCCCGAGAAGGTCGACCTCACGCTGCTCAACCAGCTGATCGGCTACGAACTGATCCCGGTGCTGGCGCCGCTCGCGACGTCCAAGGAAGGCCAGACGCTGAACGTCAACGCCGACACCTTTGCAGGGGCTGTCGCCGGCGCGCTGAAGGCCAAGCGCCTGTTGCTGCTTACCGACGTGCCCGGCGTGCTCGACAAGTCGAAGAAGCTGATTCCTCAGCTCTCGGTGAAGGACGCGCGAAAGCTGATCGCCGACGGCACCATCTCCGGCGGCATGATCCCGAAGGTCGAGACCTGCATCTACGCGCTGGAGCAGGGCGTCGAGGGCGTCGTCATCATCGACGGCAAGATGCAGCATGCGGTGCTGCTCGAGCTCTTCACCAACCAGGGCACGGGCACGCTGATCCACAAGTGA
- a CDS encoding pyrimidine 5'-nucleotidase — protein MTSPRTFDHVDTWVFDLDNTLYPHHVNLWQQVDARIGEFVCNWLNVGPEEARAIQKDYYRRFGTTMRGMMTLHGVSADDYLAYVHKIDHSPLEPNPALGAAIASLPGRKLILTNGSVDHVDAVLARLGFAGHFDGVFDIIAAGFEPKPAEQTYRKFLSDHAVDPTRAAMFEDLARNLTVPHRLGMTTVLVVPDGTKEVVREDWELEGRDAAHVDYVTDDLSGFLAKLRGEP, from the coding sequence ATGACTTCGCCCCGCACATTCGACCACGTCGACACCTGGGTGTTCGACCTCGACAACACGCTCTATCCGCATCACGTCAATCTGTGGCAGCAGGTCGACGCGCGGATCGGGGAGTTCGTCTGCAACTGGCTGAACGTCGGCCCGGAGGAAGCGCGGGCTATTCAGAAGGACTATTACCGGCGCTTCGGCACCACCATGCGCGGCATGATGACCCTGCACGGCGTTTCCGCCGACGACTACCTCGCCTATGTCCACAAGATCGACCATTCGCCGCTGGAGCCGAACCCGGCGCTCGGCGCAGCCATCGCAAGTCTGCCGGGACGAAAACTGATCCTGACCAACGGCTCGGTCGACCATGTCGATGCCGTGCTGGCGCGTCTCGGCTTTGCCGGCCATTTCGACGGCGTGTTCGACATCATCGCCGCCGGGTTCGAGCCGAAGCCGGCCGAGCAGACGTATCGGAAATTCCTCAGCGATCACGCGGTCGATCCGACACGCGCCGCCATGTTCGAGGACCTCGCCCGCAACCTCACCGTTCCGCACCGGCTGGGCATGACCACCGTGCTGGTGGTGCCGGATGGGACGAAAGAGGTGGTGCGCGAGGATTGGGAACTGGAAGGCCGGGACGCCGCCCATGTCGACTATGTTACGGATGATCTGAGTGGGTTTTTGGCAAAGCTGCGCGGTGAGCCGTAG
- the dapD gene encoding 2,3,4,5-tetrahydropyridine-2,6-dicarboxylate N-succinyltransferase: MSLSALESTINSAFDARDGISTSTKGEVREAVDQSLEILDKGEARVAERGADGKWKVNQWLKKAVLLSFRLNDMAVIPGGSGKATWWDKVPSKFEGWGENRFRDAGFRAVPGSIVRRSAFIAKNVVLMPSFVNLGAYVDESTMVDTWATVGSCAQIGKRVHISGGAGIGGVLEPLQAEPVIIEDDCFIGARSEVAEGVIVRKGAVLAMGVFLGASTKIVDRETGEVFMGEVPEYSVVVPGALPGKPMKNGHIGPSTACAVIVKRVDERTRSKTSINELLRD; the protein is encoded by the coding sequence ATGTCCCTGTCCGCCCTCGAATCCACCATCAACAGCGCCTTCGACGCGCGTGACGGCATTTCGACCTCGACCAAGGGCGAGGTGCGCGAGGCCGTGGACCAGTCACTGGAGATCCTGGACAAGGGCGAGGCGCGCGTTGCCGAGCGCGGCGCTGACGGCAAGTGGAAGGTCAACCAGTGGCTGAAGAAGGCCGTGCTGCTGTCATTCCGCCTCAACGACATGGCTGTCATCCCCGGCGGATCCGGCAAGGCGACATGGTGGGACAAGGTGCCCTCGAAGTTCGAAGGCTGGGGCGAGAACCGTTTTCGCGATGCCGGTTTCCGGGCCGTCCCGGGCTCCATCGTGCGCCGCTCGGCCTTCATCGCCAAGAACGTCGTGCTGATGCCGTCCTTCGTCAATCTCGGCGCTTACGTCGATGAGAGCACCATGGTCGACACCTGGGCGACCGTCGGCTCCTGCGCGCAGATCGGCAAGCGCGTGCACATCTCCGGCGGCGCCGGCATCGGCGGCGTGCTCGAGCCGCTGCAGGCCGAGCCCGTCATCATCGAGGACGACTGCTTCATCGGCGCGCGCAGCGAGGTCGCCGAAGGCGTGATCGTGCGCAAGGGCGCGGTGCTGGCGATGGGCGTGTTCCTGGGCGCCTCGACCAAGATCGTCGACCGCGAGACCGGCGAGGTCTTCATGGGCGAAGTGCCCGAATATTCGGTGGTGGTGCCCGGCGCGCTGCCCGGCAAGCCGATGAAGAACGGCCATATCGGCCCGAGCACCGCCTGCGCCGTCATCGTCAAGCGCGTCGACGAGCGCACGCGTTCCAAGACCAGCATCAACGAGCTGCTGCGGGACTAA
- the truA gene encoding tRNA pseudouridine(38-40) synthase TruA: MPRYKLTIEYDGAPFFGWQVQETLPSVQGALEAAVKAMTGADLRVHGAGRTDAGVHARGQVAHVDVDKPFPPGRFRDGLNAHLRPHPIAVLEAEIVPDSFEARFSAVKRHYRYRVINTRANLALDIGHAWRVPRKLDADAMHAAAQRLLGKHDFTTFRDTECQAKSPEKTLDQLDVMRDGREITIITSARSFLHSQVRSMVGSLVWVGEGRWTADDLSAALEARNRAACGIVAPPDGLYLMKVDY; the protein is encoded by the coding sequence ATGCCCCGCTACAAGCTCACCATCGAATATGACGGCGCGCCGTTCTTCGGCTGGCAGGTGCAGGAGACGCTGCCTTCGGTGCAGGGCGCGTTGGAGGCAGCCGTGAAGGCGATGACCGGCGCGGATCTCCGCGTGCATGGCGCGGGCCGCACCGATGCCGGCGTGCATGCGCGCGGCCAGGTCGCGCATGTCGATGTCGACAAGCCGTTTCCACCGGGCCGTTTTCGCGACGGGCTCAATGCGCATCTGCGCCCGCATCCGATCGCGGTGCTGGAAGCCGAGATCGTGCCTGACAGTTTCGAGGCGCGCTTCTCCGCGGTGAAACGCCACTACCGCTACCGCGTCATCAATACGCGCGCCAATCTCGCCCTCGACATCGGTCATGCCTGGCGTGTGCCGCGCAAGCTCGATGCCGACGCGATGCACGCGGCGGCGCAACGTCTGCTCGGCAAGCACGATTTCACCACCTTCCGCGATACCGAGTGCCAGGCCAAGTCGCCGGAGAAGACGCTCGATCAGCTCGACGTGATGCGCGACGGCCGCGAGATCACGATCATCACCTCGGCGCGCTCGTTCCTGCACAGCCAGGTCCGCTCGATGGTGGGATCGCTGGTCTGGGTCGGCGAAGGACGCTGGACCGCCGACGATCTCTCCGCAGCACTGGAAGCCCGCAACCGCGCAGCGTGTGGCATCGTCGCCCCGCCGGACGGGCTGTATCTGATGAAGGTGGATTATTGA
- a CDS encoding DUF805 domain-containing protein yields the protein MDWTSYLFRFDGRINRALLWQALLIVALLAALLGVISQVIHLVGAEGALKLSLKIDFDFGLDELFKLVDPRTYRSPASFDRTDTILKSSGLALFSWIFLATTIKRLHDRDRSGWWIIPFCVVPGLYSQFSNLLPDARSMLPFSLTASSLWLWGFVEMFCMPGNEGHNRFGPDPLAKVEDAAVSPSANSWDQSREIEIVPPSASPPGGMHVKRGA from the coding sequence ATGGACTGGACCTCGTACCTCTTCCGCTTCGATGGCCGCATCAACCGCGCCCTGCTGTGGCAGGCGCTGCTGATCGTCGCGCTGTTGGCGGCGCTGCTCGGCGTCATCAGTCAGGTGATCCATCTCGTCGGCGCCGAAGGCGCGTTGAAGCTATCCCTGAAGATCGATTTCGACTTCGGCCTCGACGAACTCTTCAAGCTGGTCGATCCCCGGACCTATCGCTCGCCGGCCTCATTTGACCGCACGGATACGATCCTGAAGTCATCCGGCCTGGCGCTGTTCTCATGGATCTTCCTGGCGACCACGATCAAGCGGCTGCATGATCGTGACAGGAGCGGCTGGTGGATCATCCCGTTCTGCGTCGTACCCGGCCTGTACAGTCAGTTCTCGAACCTGTTGCCTGACGCCCGCTCGATGCTTCCGTTCAGCCTCACCGCCTCAAGCCTGTGGCTGTGGGGGTTCGTCGAGATGTTCTGCATGCCGGGCAACGAGGGCCACAACCGGTTCGGTCCTGATCCATTGGCCAAGGTCGAGGACGCCGCCGTATCGCCCTCTGCCAATAGCTGGGACCAGAGCCGCGAGATCGAAATTGTCCCGCCCAGTGCTAGCCCACCCGGCGGCATGCATGTTAAGCGGGGCGCATGA
- a CDS encoding DUF1036 domain-containing protein: MTLPAAAVSFFFSSAPAFADLKICNRMSYVVEAAIGIDDKAATATRGWFRIDPATCRVVVQGTLTADRILLNARALGVYGASPIPQNGRDMLCVAQDNFVIAAARQCRSGQTQVAFTQVTPTQAADGNLTAYLAEDSEYDDEQARLAGIQRLLVIAGYDAAPIDGVDGPKTQGALAAFLKSRGLPSDIVGSQNFFKTMVDAVQTPSATGLTWCNDTPHKVMAAIATDDGKSVTSRGWYRIDPKTCLHPDVTGQPKQIFSFAEAIDGDNRAVKLKDRPLNWGGDRQLCTRETKFETNEQTDCGARGFAATGFGAVDMSSGGKTLRFAVP; encoded by the coding sequence ATGACGCTGCCGGCCGCAGCGGTCTCGTTCTTCTTCTCCTCCGCTCCCGCTTTCGCCGACCTCAAGATCTGCAACCGGATGTCCTATGTCGTCGAAGCCGCGATCGGCATCGACGACAAGGCGGCGACCGCGACGCGGGGCTGGTTCAGGATCGATCCCGCCACCTGCCGCGTGGTGGTGCAGGGCACGCTGACGGCCGACCGCATCCTCCTCAACGCCCGCGCGCTCGGCGTCTATGGCGCCTCCCCGATCCCGCAGAACGGCCGCGACATGCTGTGCGTGGCGCAGGACAATTTCGTCATCGCGGCGGCACGGCAGTGCCGCAGCGGCCAGACGCAAGTCGCGTTCACGCAAGTGACGCCGACGCAAGCAGCGGACGGCAACCTCACGGCCTATCTCGCCGAGGATTCCGAATATGACGACGAGCAGGCCCGCCTCGCCGGCATCCAGCGCCTGCTGGTGATCGCAGGCTACGACGCCGCGCCGATCGATGGCGTCGACGGGCCGAAGACGCAGGGCGCGCTGGCCGCGTTCCTGAAAAGCCGCGGATTGCCGTCGGACATCGTGGGCTCGCAAAACTTCTTCAAGACCATGGTCGATGCGGTGCAGACGCCGTCTGCGACCGGCCTCACCTGGTGCAACGACACGCCGCACAAAGTGATGGCGGCGATCGCGACCGACGACGGCAAGTCCGTCACCAGCCGCGGCTGGTATCGCATCGATCCCAAGACGTGCCTGCACCCCGATGTGACCGGCCAGCCGAAGCAGATCTTCAGCTTCGCGGAAGCGATCGATGGCGACAACCGCGCCGTCAAGCTGAAGGACAGGCCGCTGAACTGGGGCGGCGACAGGCAGCTGTGCACGCGCGAGACCAAGTTCGAGACCAATGAGCAGACCGATTGCGGCGCGCGCGGATTCGCGGCGACGGGCTTCGGCGCGGTGGATATGTCGAGCGGCGGCAAGACGCTGCGCTTCGCGGTGCCGTGA
- the dapE gene encoding succinyl-diaminopimelate desuccinylase, giving the protein MTDALSIARDLIRCPSVTPEDAGALGVLEKALGAAGFICHRVTFSEEGTADVDNLYARIGNDGPHITFAGHTDVVPPGDESAWSVGAFSGEVKDGVLHGRGAVDMKGGIACSVAAVLEHLAANGGKPRADGTGSISFLITGDEEDVSINGTIKLLKWAGDRGETFDHCVLGEPSNVETLGDTIKVGRRGSQSGTLYVDGVQGHVAYPHRASNPVPDISRLIIAISDEPLDHGSAQFQASNLEFTSVDVGNKANNVIPGEARAKFNIRYNDNHTQASLRELVETRLAKACGNRIKARIVWEPSNSNVFVTKPGPFTDLAVAAIEEVTGRRPELSTSGGTSDARFISSYCPVIEFGLVGQTMHQVDERVPVADLEKLTKVYRGILTRYFG; this is encoded by the coding sequence ATGACCGATGCCCTCTCCATTGCCCGCGATCTCATCCGCTGCCCCTCGGTAACCCCTGAAGACGCCGGCGCCCTCGGGGTGCTTGAAAAAGCCCTCGGTGCCGCCGGCTTCATTTGCCACCGCGTGACCTTCAGCGAGGAAGGCACTGCCGACGTCGACAATCTCTATGCGCGGATCGGCAACGACGGCCCGCACATCACCTTTGCCGGCCATACCGACGTGGTGCCGCCGGGCGACGAGAGCGCCTGGAGCGTCGGCGCGTTCTCCGGCGAGGTGAAGGACGGTGTCCTGCACGGCCGCGGCGCGGTCGACATGAAGGGCGGCATCGCCTGCTCGGTGGCAGCTGTGCTGGAGCATCTCGCCGCCAATGGCGGCAAGCCGCGCGCCGATGGAACAGGCTCGATTTCCTTCCTGATCACCGGCGACGAGGAAGACGTCTCCATCAACGGCACCATCAAGCTGCTCAAATGGGCCGGCGATCGCGGCGAGACGTTCGATCATTGCGTGCTCGGCGAGCCCTCCAATGTCGAGACGCTCGGCGACACCATCAAGGTCGGCCGCCGCGGCTCGCAATCCGGCACGCTTTACGTGGACGGCGTGCAGGGCCACGTCGCCTATCCGCATCGCGCCTCCAATCCGGTGCCGGATATCTCGCGCCTGATCATCGCGATCTCCGACGAGCCGCTCGACCATGGCAGCGCGCAGTTCCAGGCGTCCAATCTCGAATTCACTTCGGTGGACGTCGGCAACAAGGCCAACAACGTCATTCCCGGCGAGGCCCGCGCAAAGTTCAATATTCGCTATAACGATAACCACACCCAGGCGAGCCTGCGCGAACTGGTCGAGACGCGTCTCGCCAAAGCCTGCGGCAACCGCATCAAGGCCCGCATCGTCTGGGAACCCTCGAACTCCAACGTGTTCGTGACCAAGCCCGGCCCGTTCACCGATCTCGCGGTGGCCGCGATCGAGGAGGTGACCGGCCGCAGGCCGGAGCTGTCGACGAGCGGTGGCACGTCGGATGCGCGCTTCATCTCGAGCTATTGTCCGGTGATCGAGTTCGGCTTGGTCGGCCAGACCATGCATCAAGTCGACGAGCGCGTGCCGGTGGCTGATCTGGAGAAGCTGACGAAGGTGTATCGCGGGATTTTGACGCGGTATTTTGGGTAG